A single Halococcus hamelinensis 100A6 DNA region contains:
- a CDS encoding YeiH family protein — translation MVRQFLPGIAALVAVGLLARGVSRVVPEANHLIVAIVLGVVVANTYGVPDRAESGVGTHTLWLETGIVVMGASVALDRVVAAGPTILALVVGTALTTVVVVEVLARGLFAIDEETGSLLAAGSGICGVSAVVAIAESIHADETRIAYAAATVLLFDAVTLLVYPVVGHLLGLSDAVFGVWAGLTMFSTGPVTAAGFAFSPAAGRWALLVKLTRNALIGLAAVAYAVYYARRSGRTADGVGLDHLWRTFPKFVLGFLGVMVLANVGVLGPQAMDSLSHASDWLFLFAFAGLGLTIDVDELRSTGYEPVLVVFVGLVTVSTTALIVVAALF, via the coding sequence GTGGTGAGGCAGTTTCTGCCGGGCATCGCGGCACTCGTCGCGGTCGGCCTTCTCGCACGCGGCGTGTCACGGGTCGTTCCCGAGGCCAACCACCTGATCGTCGCGATCGTTCTCGGCGTCGTGGTCGCCAACACCTACGGGGTCCCCGACCGGGCGGAATCGGGCGTCGGCACCCACACCCTCTGGCTCGAAACCGGGATCGTGGTGATGGGTGCGAGCGTCGCGCTCGACCGGGTGGTCGCCGCCGGGCCTACGATCCTGGCCCTCGTCGTGGGGACGGCTCTCACGACGGTCGTGGTGGTCGAAGTGCTCGCGCGGGGGCTGTTCGCGATCGACGAGGAGACCGGGTCGTTGCTCGCCGCTGGCTCCGGGATCTGTGGGGTCTCGGCGGTGGTGGCGATCGCCGAGTCGATCCACGCCGACGAGACCCGGATCGCCTACGCCGCCGCCACGGTCCTGCTGTTCGACGCCGTCACCCTCCTCGTCTACCCCGTGGTCGGCCACCTGCTGGGGCTCTCGGACGCCGTCTTCGGGGTCTGGGCGGGGCTCACGATGTTCAGCACCGGGCCGGTGACCGCCGCCGGCTTCGCGTTCTCGCCCGCGGCGGGTCGGTGGGCCCTGCTGGTCAAACTCACCCGCAACGCGCTGATCGGGCTGGCCGCGGTGGCCTACGCGGTCTACTACGCCCGGCGGTCGGGTCGCACCGCCGACGGCGTCGGGCTCGACCACCTCTGGCGGACGTTCCCGAAGTTCGTCCTCGGCTTCCTCGGCGTGATGGTGCTCGCCAACGTCGGCGTGCTCGGGCCACAGGCCATGGATTCGCTCTCGCACGCCTCGGACTGGCTGTTCCTGTTCGCCTTCGCGGGGCTCGGCCTCACGATCGACGTCGACGAACTCCGCTCGACCGGCTACGAACCCGTCCTCGTCGTTTTCGTCGGGCTCGTCACGGTGAGCACGACCGCGCTGATCGTCGTGGCCGCGCTGTTCTGA
- a CDS encoding sulfurtransferase: MSDSTTDALVSAEWVTERLDAFGRDDPSLRLLEVDIEPANYDAGHVPGATKLDWKRDLQDATTFDVPTRTAFERLLGDVGITADSTVVVYGDMMNWFAAYAYWLLAYYGHDDVRLLDGGRDVWTAHDRPTTTETPQFTSRSYAVDSFDETVRADRPDVEDAMRRGVPLVDVRTPEEYRGEILAPPGWNEGVQRGGHIPGAVNVPWSQVVDDEGRFKPREELDAIYHEAGLDPATEVITYCRIGERSALTWFVLSELLGYADVRNYYGSWVEWGNSVGASIEKGQRAGVRRE, from the coding sequence ATGAGTGACTCGACGACCGACGCGCTGGTGTCCGCCGAGTGGGTCACGGAGCGCCTCGACGCGTTCGGGCGCGACGACCCGTCGCTCCGGCTGCTCGAAGTCGACATCGAACCCGCGAACTACGACGCGGGCCACGTGCCGGGCGCGACCAAGCTCGACTGGAAACGCGACCTCCAGGACGCCACGACGTTCGACGTGCCGACGAGGACGGCCTTCGAGCGGCTGCTCGGCGACGTCGGGATCACCGCCGATTCGACGGTGGTGGTCTACGGCGACATGATGAACTGGTTCGCGGCCTACGCTTACTGGCTGCTGGCCTACTACGGTCACGACGACGTCCGACTCCTCGACGGCGGTCGGGACGTCTGGACCGCCCACGACCGCCCGACCACGACCGAGACCCCGCAGTTCACGTCGCGGTCGTACGCCGTGGACTCGTTCGACGAAACCGTTCGCGCCGACCGGCCCGACGTCGAGGACGCCATGCGCCGGGGCGTGCCGCTCGTGGACGTTCGCACGCCCGAGGAGTACCGCGGCGAGATCCTCGCGCCGCCGGGCTGGAACGAGGGCGTCCAGCGCGGCGGCCACATCCCGGGCGCGGTGAACGTGCCCTGGAGCCAGGTGGTCGACGACGAGGGCCGTTTCAAACCCCGCGAGGAGCTCGACGCGATCTACCACGAGGCCGGCCTCGACCCCGCGACCGAGGTGATAACCTACTGTCGGATCGGCGAACGGTCGGCGCTGACGTGGTTCGTGCTCTCGGAGCTCCTCGGCTACGCCGACGTCAGGAACTACTACGGCTCGTGGGTCGAGTGGGGGAACTCCGTTGGCGCGTCGATCGAGAAGGGCCAGCGCGCCGGCGTCCGCCGGGAGTAG
- a CDS encoding glycosyltransferase family 2 protein → MVEISVIIPTTLSDDADVLSAARLAGDDFENYEVLIQREGGAAHARNVGIERARGEKLVFLDDDSVPCRGYLRVASVALDAYPAVAGRVFQPADAPFSDLDLPWYDQGDESKPTDMLPGCNMAIRREVLDDVGGFDAETFGWGHEESELAERIAEAYTIQYVPELVVEHTYVESFRHFLRKSYLLGRADVQWWRLDGKSRRWLVRQWFNTPIRGGTRLETARRVAQRAGWFAEILDGS, encoded by the coding sequence ATGGTCGAGATAAGCGTCATCATTCCGACGACGCTTTCGGATGACGCCGACGTACTATCGGCCGCACGGCTCGCCGGCGACGACTTCGAGAATTACGAGGTCCTGATCCAGCGCGAGGGGGGCGCGGCCCACGCCCGCAACGTCGGGATCGAGCGGGCACGCGGCGAGAAGCTCGTCTTCCTCGACGACGACTCGGTGCCCTGCCGGGGCTACCTCCGGGTCGCGAGCGTCGCGCTCGACGCCTACCCCGCCGTCGCCGGTCGGGTCTTCCAGCCCGCAGACGCCCCATTTTCCGACCTCGACCTCCCGTGGTACGACCAGGGCGACGAGTCGAAACCCACCGACATGCTGCCGGGGTGCAACATGGCGATCCGACGCGAGGTGCTCGACGACGTCGGCGGGTTCGACGCGGAGACCTTCGGCTGGGGCCACGAGGAGTCCGAACTCGCCGAGCGGATCGCCGAGGCCTACACGATCCAGTACGTCCCCGAACTCGTCGTCGAGCACACCTACGTCGAGTCGTTTCGACACTTCCTGCGGAAGTCCTACCTCCTCGGCCGGGCGGACGTCCAGTGGTGGCGGCTCGACGGCAAATCACGCCGCTGGCTCGTTCGTCAGTGGTTCAACACGCCGATCCGGGGAGGAACCCGGCTCGAAACCGCCCGCCGGGTGGCCCAGCGGGCGGGCTGGTTCGCCGAAATCCTCGACGGGTCGTAG
- the hisG gene encoding ATP phosphoribosyltransferase, translating into MRLAVPNKGRLHDPTVGLLERAGLHLENGTDRQLYASTVDPEVTVLFVRAADVPEYVADGAADAGVTGLDQVREAGVDLDERLDLGFGNCRLVLAAPENGSIGSVDDLAGGTVATEFPHIAREYFAERGIDPEVVEVSGATELTPHVEMADAIIDITSTGTTLRVNGLAVVDEVLESSARLFVRPDVADDPKLAEIETALSSVRSAEGKRYLMMNAPEDELDAIRDVIPGLGGPTVMNIAGGDQVAVHAVVDERDVFEVITDVKARGASDILVTEIERLVD; encoded by the coding sequence ATGCGCCTCGCCGTGCCCAACAAGGGCCGCCTCCACGATCCGACGGTGGGTCTGCTCGAACGCGCGGGTCTCCACCTCGAGAACGGCACCGACCGCCAGCTCTACGCCTCGACGGTCGACCCCGAAGTCACGGTGCTGTTCGTCCGGGCGGCTGACGTCCCCGAGTACGTCGCCGACGGCGCGGCCGACGCCGGCGTCACGGGGCTCGACCAGGTCCGCGAGGCCGGCGTCGACCTCGACGAACGCCTCGACCTCGGGTTCGGGAACTGCCGACTGGTGCTCGCCGCCCCGGAGAACGGCTCGATCGGGTCGGTCGATGACCTCGCGGGCGGAACCGTCGCGACCGAGTTCCCCCACATCGCCCGGGAGTACTTCGCCGAACGGGGGATCGACCCCGAGGTCGTCGAGGTCTCCGGTGCGACCGAACTCACCCCGCACGTCGAGATGGCCGACGCGATCATCGACATCACCTCCACGGGAACCACCCTCCGGGTCAACGGGCTCGCGGTCGTCGACGAGGTCCTCGAAAGCTCCGCCCGGCTGTTCGTCCGGCCCGACGTCGCCGACGACCCGAAGCTCGCCGAGATCGAGACCGCGCTCTCCTCGGTGCGCTCGGCCGAGGGCAAACGCTACCTCATGATGAACGCCCCCGAGGACGAACTCGACGCGATCCGGGACGTGATCCCGGGGCTCGGCGGGCCGACGGTGATGAACATCGCGGGCGGCGACCAGGTCGCGGTCCACGCCGTGGTCGACGAACGCGACGTCTTCGAGGTCATCACCGACGTCAAGGCGCGCGGCGCGAGCGACATTCTGGTGACCGAGATCGAACGCCTCGTCGACTGA
- a CDS encoding AAA family ATPase, with the protein MDGPLWTDDHAPALADLPQADVRRSLARAVEEPLNLVLHGPPGAGKTAAVRALADETHTHADDLVELNVADFFGRTKKEVSEDPRFSSFITSKRRRNSSKADLIKHVLTESASYAPVDGTYKTILLDNAEAIREDFQQALRRVMERNYKTTQFVITTRQPSKLIPPISSRCFSIPVRAPTTDETVAVLESIVEAEGVAYDDDGLEYVAGYADGDLRNAILGAQTTAEDAGEVTMETAYDALGSVGNDDRVEGMVAAAVDGEFTDARSTLDDLLVDDGLSGSEVLEDVLRVARSRSVGPSAPELHRLAGEVDMDLAEGTDDRLHLSHLLAELGR; encoded by the coding sequence ATGGACGGGCCGCTCTGGACCGACGACCACGCGCCGGCGCTCGCCGACCTCCCCCAGGCCGACGTCCGGCGCTCGCTCGCGCGCGCGGTCGAGGAGCCGCTGAACCTCGTGCTGCACGGCCCGCCGGGCGCGGGCAAGACCGCCGCGGTTCGCGCGCTCGCCGACGAGACCCACACGCACGCCGACGACCTCGTGGAGCTCAACGTCGCCGACTTCTTCGGCCGGACCAAGAAGGAGGTGAGCGAGGACCCCCGGTTCTCGTCGTTCATCACCTCGAAGCGCCGCCGGAACTCCTCGAAGGCCGACCTCATCAAACACGTCCTCACCGAGTCGGCGAGCTACGCGCCCGTCGACGGTACCTACAAGACGATCCTGCTCGACAACGCCGAGGCCATTCGCGAGGACTTCCAGCAGGCGCTCCGCCGGGTGATGGAACGCAACTACAAGACCACGCAGTTCGTCATCACGACGCGCCAACCCTCGAAGCTCATCCCCCCCATCTCCTCGCGGTGTTTCTCGATCCCGGTGCGCGCGCCGACCACCGACGAGACCGTGGCGGTGCTCGAATCGATCGTCGAGGCGGAGGGCGTCGCGTACGACGACGACGGCCTCGAGTACGTCGCGGGCTACGCCGACGGCGACCTCAGAAACGCGATCCTGGGTGCCCAGACCACCGCCGAGGACGCGGGCGAGGTCACGATGGAGACCGCCTACGACGCGCTCGGGTCGGTCGGCAACGACGACCGGGTCGAGGGGATGGTGGCGGCGGCCGTCGACGGCGAGTTCACGGACGCGAGAAGCACCCTCGACGACCTCCTCGTCGACGACGGGCTGAGCGGGAGCGAGGTCCTCGAGGACGTTCTCCGGGTGGCGCGCTCGCGGTCGGTCGGACCGTCCGCCCCCGAACTCCACCGGCTCGCCGGCGAGGTCGACATGGACCTCGCCGAGGGCACCGACGACCGCCTCCACCTCTCGCACCTCCTCGCCGAGCTCGGTCGATAG
- a CDS encoding methyltransferase domain-containing protein yields the protein MYVVEFAGEDDAFAAREAATAMTGVEVVAPGVGVAEAVDRRAVRSLAYTHRVSRVVDRSAATVEAAVASLAAAPLDLDGTVAVRARDVRRGTGVDTPHAERELGGVLTNEGLPVDLDDPDHELRALFSDERCVLGWLDIETDRGFGARAPTKKPFFQPGSMSPLLARALANIAGTEPGSLVVDPMCGTGGVLVEAGLVGADVLGLDAQAKMARGARENLAHYLDGGWATARGDATHLPLEDGAADAVVFDAPYGRQSRIEGDLETVVAGALAEARRVAPRAVLVSDRPWTDAARAAGWTVEDVFERRVHASLTRYIAVLG from the coding sequence GTGTACGTCGTCGAGTTCGCGGGCGAGGACGACGCCTTCGCCGCCCGCGAGGCCGCGACCGCGATGACGGGGGTCGAGGTCGTCGCCCCCGGGGTCGGGGTCGCCGAAGCGGTCGATAGACGGGCGGTGCGGAGCCTCGCGTACACCCACCGTGTGAGCCGCGTCGTGGACCGGTCCGCGGCGACCGTCGAGGCCGCCGTCGCGTCCCTCGCGGCCGCCCCGCTCGACCTCGACGGAACCGTCGCGGTCCGGGCGCGCGACGTCCGCCGCGGAACGGGGGTCGACACCCCGCACGCCGAACGGGAGCTCGGCGGCGTCCTCACGAACGAAGGACTTCCGGTCGACCTCGACGACCCCGACCACGAGCTTCGGGCGCTGTTTTCGGACGAACGCTGTGTCCTCGGCTGGCTCGACATCGAGACCGACCGCGGGTTCGGCGCGCGCGCCCCGACGAAGAAACCCTTCTTCCAGCCGGGGTCGATGAGCCCGCTGCTCGCGCGGGCGCTCGCCAACATCGCCGGCACGGAGCCCGGTTCGCTCGTGGTCGATCCGATGTGCGGCACCGGCGGGGTCCTGGTCGAGGCCGGTCTGGTGGGGGCCGACGTGCTGGGGCTCGACGCCCAGGCGAAGATGGCCCGCGGGGCGCGCGAGAACCTCGCACACTACCTCGACGGCGGGTGGGCGACCGCGCGCGGCGACGCGACCCACCTTCCCCTCGAAGACGGGGCGGCCGACGCGGTGGTGTTCGACGCGCCCTACGGTCGCCAATCGAGGATTGAGGGCGACCTCGAAACGGTGGTGGCCGGCGCGCTCGCCGAAGCCCGACGGGTCGCGCCGCGAGCCGTACTCGTCAGCGACCGACCGTGGACCGACGCGGCGCGCGCGGCGGGCTGGACGGTCGAGGACGTCTTCGAACGCCGGGTTCACGCTTCGCTCACCCGCTACATCGCGGTGTTGGGATAG
- a CDS encoding DUF7473 family protein has product MIENVLAQVTPTTGRPLAYLGTFVLAAAVYSLTAHIAARNVLGDVPARRALLVGPGPAAVSVALQQYGVLAFAVALALDFVLIRYVYRLRLRTAGLVTVIHLVVSVLVLFVALSAYRLASTAPG; this is encoded by the coding sequence ATGATCGAGAACGTCCTCGCACAGGTCACCCCGACCACCGGCAGGCCGCTCGCCTACCTCGGGACGTTCGTGCTCGCGGCGGCGGTCTACTCCCTCACCGCGCACATCGCCGCCCGGAACGTCCTCGGCGACGTGCCGGCTCGGCGAGCGCTCCTCGTTGGACCGGGCCCCGCCGCCGTCTCGGTCGCTCTCCAGCAGTACGGCGTCCTCGCGTTCGCCGTGGCGCTCGCGCTGGATTTCGTGTTGATCCGCTACGTCTACCGGCTTCGCTTGCGAACCGCGGGCCTCGTGACGGTCATCCACCTCGTGGTGAGCGTCCTCGTCCTGTTCGTGGCGCTGAGCGCCTACCGGCTCGCAAGTACCGCGCCCGGATAG
- a CDS encoding glycosyltransferase family 2 protein — translation MAGSVAAAVPVVLSIILWSIALLSVCSIAYWTYLVLFVVRGSEYPEIEHDPSEVQVRILTVDSPQIIQKSVSAIPDTVTDRHVIAEEPMDIQGATVHVVPDSFDSEAIRKGRALEWARQNVPCGKEFVLYLDEDSLMSDFEGVPDADVVQFRERPRRSRSWLSYLAEVFRMGFQIEQRAFPSLSVPLYAWGGGIAIRSDLENRVTWDHHTMIEDTAFVWNAVAMDGAVDFDMARTKFDTQAPPTIRAMVSQRSRWLAGSQSESDLLPLPYHLLTTVRNLAWALSPAVPFLTLVPLLVPGTILFETAFQVLSVLVFSFVVVWSIAGAAYYDRSVLLGLVVVVLSPLVSLLHSFGAFVGLVAPPNDFSVTRKISPEHVDTPEREVEGD, via the coding sequence ATGGCCGGATCGGTCGCCGCAGCGGTGCCTGTGGTGCTCTCAATCATCCTTTGGAGTATTGCCCTGCTTTCGGTCTGCTCCATCGCCTACTGGACGTACCTCGTTCTGTTCGTCGTTCGGGGCTCCGAGTATCCCGAGATCGAGCACGACCCGAGCGAGGTCCAGGTCAGGATACTGACCGTCGATTCACCCCAGATCATCCAAAAGAGCGTCAGCGCCATCCCCGATACCGTCACCGACCGCCACGTGATCGCCGAGGAGCCGATGGATATCCAAGGGGCGACGGTCCACGTGGTGCCCGACAGCTTCGACTCCGAGGCGATCCGGAAGGGCCGGGCGCTCGAATGGGCCCGGCAGAACGTCCCCTGCGGGAAGGAGTTCGTGCTCTACCTCGACGAGGACAGCCTCATGTCGGATTTCGAGGGGGTTCCCGACGCGGACGTGGTCCAGTTTCGGGAGCGCCCCCGCCGGAGCCGGTCGTGGCTCTCCTACCTCGCTGAGGTCTTCCGGATGGGCTTTCAGATCGAACAGCGCGCCTTCCCCTCGCTCTCGGTGCCGCTCTACGCCTGGGGCGGTGGGATCGCGATCCGGTCCGACCTCGAAAACCGCGTCACGTGGGACCACCACACCATGATCGAGGACACCGCGTTCGTCTGGAACGCGGTGGCGATGGACGGCGCGGTCGACTTCGACATGGCGCGCACCAAGTTCGACACCCAGGCCCCGCCGACGATCCGCGCGATGGTGAGCCAGCGAAGCCGGTGGCTCGCGGGCTCGCAGTCCGAGAGCGACCTCCTCCCGCTGCCCTATCACCTCCTCACGACCGTCCGCAACCTCGCGTGGGCGCTCTCGCCCGCGGTGCCGTTCCTGACGCTCGTCCCGCTGCTCGTCCCCGGAACCATCCTCTTCGAGACCGCCTTCCAGGTCCTCTCGGTTCTGGTCTTCAGCTTCGTCGTGGTCTGGTCGATCGCGGGGGCCGCCTACTACGACAGGTCGGTCCTCCTCGGGCTGGTCGTGGTGGTGTTGTCGCCGCTCGTCAGCCTGCTCCACTCCTTCGGCGCGTTCGTGGGACTGGTCGCCCCGCCGAACGACTTCTCGGTCACCCGGAAGATCAGCCCCGAACACGTCGATACGCCCGAGCGCGAGGTCGAGGGCGACTGA
- a CDS encoding TATA-box-binding protein, with amino-acid sequence MSAQDPKETINIENVVASTGIGQELDLQSVAMDLEGADYDPEQFPGLVYRTQNPKSAALIFRSGKIVCTGAKSTADVHESLEIVFDKLRDLEIKVEDAPEIVVQNIVTSADLQKTLNLNAIAIGLGLENIEYEPEQFPGLVYRLDDPEVVALLFGSGKLVITGGKEPADAEHAVDKITDRLDDLGLLDG; translated from the coding sequence ATGTCCGCTCAGGACCCAAAGGAAACCATCAACATCGAGAACGTCGTGGCGTCGACGGGTATCGGGCAGGAACTCGACCTCCAGAGCGTCGCGATGGACCTCGAAGGTGCGGACTACGACCCCGAACAGTTCCCGGGGCTGGTCTACCGAACCCAGAACCCGAAGTCCGCGGCCCTGATATTCCGGTCGGGGAAGATCGTCTGCACCGGCGCGAAGAGCACCGCCGACGTCCACGAGAGCCTCGAGATCGTCTTCGACAAGCTCCGGGACCTCGAGATCAAAGTCGAGGACGCTCCCGAGATCGTCGTCCAGAACATCGTCACGAGCGCCGACCTCCAGAAGACCCTGAACCTCAACGCGATCGCCATCGGGCTGGGGCTCGAGAACATCGAGTACGAGCCCGAGCAGTTCCCGGGGCTCGTCTACCGGCTCGACGACCCCGAGGTCGTCGCGCTGCTGTTCGGTTCGGGGAAGCTCGTCATCACCGGCGGGAAGGAGCCCGCCGACGCCGAACACGCCGTCGACAAGATCACCGACCGGCTCGACGACCTCGGGCTGCTCGACGGCTGA
- a CDS encoding helix-turn-helix domain-containing protein, whose protein sequence is MREFTFVIEYDAGTDPVMDVCIEHPSVLAHSLDGFVTGDRFWRIERISGPEPALEAIETVRFDGTKCGESVTEHDCEAARYHDVLERDEGELVLYTYLEDITRCESIHTLAGKHLPSGLVFETRREGSRHHWRVLMRSDANVGVLYDEIGARLRDGLTFRMGHLRDADGWRRDAFATLSMPDEQRTALEAAVAGGYYETPRETTLDAIADDLSIPRSTLSYRLRRAETTLARRFVGEDGDRWLR, encoded by the coding sequence ATGCGGGAGTTCACGTTCGTCATCGAGTACGATGCGGGGACCGACCCCGTCATGGACGTCTGTATCGAGCATCCCTCGGTTCTCGCCCACTCGCTCGACGGCTTCGTGACCGGCGACCGGTTCTGGCGGATCGAACGGATCTCGGGGCCCGAACCCGCGCTCGAAGCGATCGAGACCGTCCGGTTCGATGGGACGAAATGCGGCGAGTCGGTCACCGAACACGACTGCGAGGCCGCACGCTACCACGACGTGCTCGAACGCGACGAGGGCGAACTCGTGCTCTACACCTACCTCGAAGACATCACGCGGTGTGAGTCGATACACACCCTCGCGGGCAAACACCTCCCCTCGGGGCTGGTCTTCGAGACCCGTCGGGAGGGCTCGCGCCACCACTGGCGGGTGCTGATGCGGTCGGACGCCAACGTCGGGGTGCTCTACGACGAGATCGGCGCGCGGCTCCGGGACGGACTCACGTTTCGGATGGGACACCTCCGGGACGCCGACGGCTGGCGGCGCGATGCGTTCGCAACGCTCTCGATGCCCGACGAACAGCGAACCGCGCTCGAAGCCGCCGTCGCGGGCGGCTACTACGAGACGCCCCGCGAGACCACGCTCGATGCGATCGCCGACGACCTCTCCATCCCACGCTCGACGCTCTCCTACCGGCTCCGCCGGGCCGAGACCACGCTCGCACGGCGGTTCGTCGGCGAGGACGGGGACCGGTGGCTCCGGTGA
- a CDS encoding glycoside hydrolase family 26 protein — MTTTLCGAYVRPDRIAVLDAMDEWAGARHAVHVVFVPWDPDGLDHVFDQLLPEVWNAGRVPLLTWEPYTPTPDSTPPDIAARIAEGAYDDYLDAWAERLRGWLAGPDGALGTADDRRCFLRPGHEMNGDWYPWAPAGGNTTPEEYVAMWRRVHDRMDDLPAERLQWVWCVNHVDVGSHTAEACYPGDEFVDWVGLDGFNWGTSQEWSGWASPAAVFDEMLDRLDALAAKPVCVPEVASSSVTAAGHDPSRKAAWIRDAFDYLDDRVALRCWFNEDKETDWAAFDGARGTESPDGAVPHWRYAAYRDATTDIENRAVADETAFVGDAAFRGE, encoded by the coding sequence ATGACCACGACGCTGTGTGGGGCCTACGTCCGACCGGACAGGATCGCCGTCCTCGACGCGATGGACGAGTGGGCCGGCGCGCGCCACGCCGTCCACGTCGTCTTCGTGCCGTGGGATCCCGACGGGCTCGACCACGTCTTCGACCAGCTGCTTCCCGAGGTATGGAACGCGGGCCGCGTGCCGCTGCTCACCTGGGAGCCCTACACCCCAACCCCGGATTCGACGCCGCCGGACATCGCAGCGCGGATCGCCGAAGGGGCGTACGACGACTACCTCGACGCGTGGGCGGAGCGACTTCGCGGGTGGCTCGCGGGGCCCGACGGGGCGCTCGGGACCGCCGACGACCGCCGGTGCTTCCTCCGGCCCGGTCACGAGATGAACGGGGACTGGTATCCCTGGGCCCCCGCGGGCGGGAACACAACGCCGGAGGAGTACGTCGCGATGTGGCGGCGCGTCCACGACCGGATGGACGACCTCCCGGCCGAGCGCCTCCAGTGGGTCTGGTGTGTCAACCACGTCGACGTCGGCTCCCACACGGCCGAGGCGTGTTATCCCGGCGACGAGTTCGTCGACTGGGTCGGCCTCGACGGCTTCAACTGGGGGACGAGCCAGGAGTGGTCGGGATGGGCCTCGCCGGCGGCGGTCTTCGACGAAATGCTCGACCGGCTCGACGCGCTCGCCGCGAAACCGGTCTGCGTGCCGGAGGTCGCGAGCTCGTCGGTGACGGCCGCGGGTCACGACCCGTCGAGGAAGGCGGCGTGGATACGCGACGCGTTCGACTACCTCGACGACCGCGTGGCGCTCCGGTGCTGGTTCAACGAGGACAAGGAGACCGACTGGGCGGCGTTCGACGGGGCGCGGGGGACGGAATCGCCCGACGGGGCGGTTCCACACTGGCGGTACGCCGCCTACCGCGACGCGACGACGGACATCGAAAACCGGGCCGTGGCTGACGAAACCGCGTTCGTCGGTGACGCGGCGTTTCGCGGCGAGTGA
- a CDS encoding glycoside hydrolase family 26 protein: MDRRTFLRTTGVAGVAGLAGCSTPFDPVSTPESSNGSGSAPTDGSGAGNESTGELTETPEAPQTRSGAALTGVFPGSEELDATLAAYSNWISKKPAVVLLFVDALAEPSATQGFVDDALTQVWNAGHVPMISWQPLVNDGQTPEAVERRIANGDYDEQIRAWAMALDDWAHPRGGQTRGRRFYFRPAHEMNGNWFPWSAVDSTRVPASTDSPGTADDYVSMWRHVHQLFGNTDLDETNVQWMWSPNADEPSNSVRAEQYYPGDEFVDWVGLDGFNFGGSQEYDNGATSNWRSPNGIFGPMLQRIRDLTDKPVALAEFASSSVPESGDGHQPQQKAEWIQDVFDYVAENDIKMACWFNVDQEGQDESDWAVFGGARGTSQVTIGGTQYPVYEAYNRSVSGSDYLGALPDYPPLLTDDEFAGDF; the protein is encoded by the coding sequence ATGGATCGTCGGACCTTTCTTCGTACGACAGGGGTGGCCGGCGTCGCCGGGCTGGCGGGCTGTTCGACCCCGTTCGACCCCGTATCGACCCCGGAGTCGTCGAACGGCAGCGGGAGCGCGCCGACCGACGGGTCGGGTGCCGGAAACGAGAGCACGGGCGAGCTCACCGAAACCCCCGAAGCGCCCCAGACCCGCTCCGGCGCGGCGCTCACGGGCGTCTTCCCCGGCAGCGAGGAGCTCGACGCGACCCTCGCGGCGTACTCGAACTGGATCTCGAAAAAGCCCGCCGTCGTACTGCTGTTCGTCGACGCGCTCGCCGAGCCGAGCGCGACGCAGGGCTTCGTCGACGACGCGTTGACGCAGGTCTGGAACGCGGGCCACGTGCCCATGATATCCTGGCAGCCGCTGGTCAACGACGGGCAGACCCCGGAGGCGGTCGAGCGCCGGATCGCCAACGGCGACTACGACGAACAGATCCGGGCGTGGGCGATGGCCCTCGACGACTGGGCGCATCCGCGCGGCGGGCAGACGCGGGGTCGGCGGTTCTACTTCCGACCGGCCCACGAGATGAACGGCAACTGGTTCCCCTGGAGCGCGGTGGATTCGACTCGCGTCCCCGCCAGTACGGACAGCCCGGGCACCGCCGACGACTACGTCTCGATGTGGCGACACGTTCATCAACTGTTCGGGAACACCGACCTCGACGAGACGAACGTCCAGTGGATGTGGTCGCCGAACGCCGACGAGCCGAGCAACAGCGTCCGCGCCGAGCAGTACTACCCCGGCGACGAGTTCGTCGACTGGGTCGGCCTCGACGGCTTCAACTTCGGCGGGAGTCAGGAGTACGACAACGGCGCGACGTCGAACTGGCGCTCCCCGAACGGGATCTTCGGGCCGATGCTCCAGCGAATACGCGACCTCACCGACAAGCCGGTGGCGCTGGCCGAGTTCGCCTCCTCGTCGGTGCCCGAGTCCGGCGACGGCCACCAGCCCCAGCAGAAGGCCGAGTGGATCCAGGACGTCTTCGACTACGTCGCCGAGAACGACATCAAGATGGCCTGCTGGTTCAACGTCGACCAGGAGGGCCAGGACGAGTCCGACTGGGCGGTCTTCGGCGGCGCACGCGGCACCTCCCAGGTCACGATCGGCGGGACGCAGTACCCCGTCTACGAGGCCTACAACCGGTCGGTTTCGGGCTCGGACTACCTCGGCGCGCTGCCGGACTACCCGCCGCTGCTGACCGACGACGAGTTCGCCGGGGACTTCTGA